In Horticoccus luteus, the following proteins share a genomic window:
- a CDS encoding fucose isomerase, which yields MPKLPAKTVLLVANGDLRASANEACWAAQHAMEQQLAAALKKLGYKLVRAHPYKPAAKHGFIGSQKEGMAVFAGLNPDAPLIVAEAVWQYSHHVLHGLISHRGPILTVANWSGTWPGLVGMLNLNGSLTKAGVKYSTLWSADFTDEFFTAGLQTWLKTGSLKHKTTHVRPLARTAVPPKARTVAKKIADDLRRRKSIMGIFDEGCMGMYNAIVPDELLFPCGVYKERLSQSALYYATTQVTDAEARGVFDWLKARGMKFHFGTNPATDLTEAQVLAQCKIYIAALRIADEFGCETIGIQYQQGLKDLLPASDLAEGILNNADRPPVANAQGEIIRDGAPLTHFNEVDECAGLDGLLTQRVHQALGQPVENTLHDLRWGDYDASGTTKEYVWVFLISGSAPPAHHINGYAGTDSLRQPPMYFRLGGGTVRGIAKPGEIVWSRVFVEGGKLKMDLGRAKVIALPQEETERRWQETTVQWPIMHAVTYGVSRDQMMARHKANHIHVAYAKSAKDADLALYTKAALAADLGLEVSLCGTKADGGKF from the coding sequence ATGCCCAAGCTCCCCGCCAAAACCGTCTTGCTCGTCGCCAATGGCGACTTGCGCGCCTCCGCCAACGAAGCCTGCTGGGCCGCCCAGCACGCCATGGAACAGCAGCTCGCCGCCGCCTTGAAGAAACTCGGCTACAAGCTCGTCCGCGCGCACCCCTACAAGCCCGCTGCCAAACACGGCTTCATCGGCTCCCAAAAAGAAGGCATGGCCGTTTTCGCCGGCCTCAACCCCGACGCCCCGCTCATCGTCGCCGAAGCCGTCTGGCAATATTCGCACCACGTGTTGCACGGCCTCATCTCGCATCGCGGACCCATCCTCACCGTCGCCAATTGGAGCGGCACGTGGCCGGGCCTCGTCGGCATGCTCAACCTCAACGGCTCGCTCACGAAGGCCGGCGTCAAATATTCCACGCTGTGGAGCGCGGATTTCACCGACGAATTTTTCACCGCCGGTCTGCAAACCTGGCTCAAGACCGGTTCGCTCAAGCACAAGACCACGCACGTCCGCCCCCTCGCCCGCACCGCCGTGCCGCCCAAGGCCCGCACCGTCGCGAAAAAAATCGCCGACGACCTCCGCCGCCGGAAGTCCATCATGGGCATTTTCGACGAAGGCTGCATGGGCATGTATAACGCCATCGTGCCCGATGAACTCTTGTTTCCCTGCGGCGTTTACAAGGAGCGTCTCTCGCAATCGGCCCTCTACTACGCCACCACGCAGGTCACCGATGCCGAAGCCCGCGGCGTGTTCGACTGGCTCAAGGCCCGCGGGATGAAATTCCACTTCGGCACCAACCCCGCCACGGATCTCACCGAGGCGCAGGTGCTCGCGCAGTGCAAAATCTACATCGCCGCCCTGCGCATCGCCGACGAATTCGGCTGTGAGACCATCGGCATCCAATATCAGCAGGGCCTCAAGGATCTGCTGCCCGCCTCCGATCTCGCCGAAGGCATCTTGAACAACGCCGATCGCCCGCCCGTCGCCAACGCGCAAGGCGAGATCATCCGCGACGGCGCGCCGCTCACGCATTTCAACGAGGTCGACGAATGCGCCGGGCTCGACGGCCTGCTCACCCAGCGCGTCCATCAAGCCCTCGGCCAGCCCGTCGAAAATACCCTGCACGATCTCCGCTGGGGCGATTACGACGCGTCCGGCACCACCAAGGAATACGTGTGGGTGTTTCTCATTTCGGGCAGCGCGCCGCCCGCGCATCACATCAACGGTTACGCCGGCACTGATTCCCTGCGCCAGCCACCGATGTATTTCCGTCTCGGCGGTGGCACCGTGCGCGGCATCGCCAAGCCCGGCGAAATCGTCTGGAGCCGCGTGTTCGTCGAAGGCGGCAAACTGAAAATGGACCTCGGCCGCGCGAAGGTCATCGCGTTGCCTCAGGAGGAAACCGAGCGCCGCTGGCAGGAAACCACCGTGCAATGGCCGATCATGCACGCGGTCACTTACGGCGTCTCTCGCGACCAGATGATGGCCCGCCACAAAGCCAACCACATCCACGTCGCCTACGCGAAATCGGCAAAAGACGCCGACCTCGCGCTCTACACCAAAGCTGCCCTCGCCGCCGACCTCGGCCTCGAAGTCAGCCTCTGCGGCACCAAAGCCGACGGCGGAAAGTTTTAA
- a CDS encoding DUF1653 domain-containing protein, with protein sequence MSSSLPPLPAEPRPGRYRHYKGRDYRVLGLARHSETLEPLVVYQALYGERGLWVRPAAMFSETITHAGAAVPRFTFVADDPL encoded by the coding sequence ATGAGTTCATCGCTCCCTCCGCTTCCCGCCGAACCCCGGCCCGGCCGCTATCGCCACTACAAAGGCCGCGACTACCGCGTCCTCGGCCTCGCGCGGCACTCGGAAACGCTTGAACCGCTCGTCGTCTATCAAGCCCTCTACGGCGAGCGCGGCCTCTGGGTGCGCCCCGCGGCCATGTTCTCCGAAACCATCACCCACGCCGGCGCCGCCGTGCCCCGCTTCACCTTCGTCGCCGACGATCCTTTGTAA
- a CDS encoding glycerate kinase gives MRVLLAFDKFKDSLTAPAACAIAADCLRTRQPTWELDLCPLADGGEGFAEILTRAADGQLIVRTVTGPRGAPTTAHFGLVPLNHIPAAARTLLDLPAAPADARIAIIEMASASGLALLSTDARDPWHASAQGTGQLIRAAADLGAAAILLGVGGSATNDLGLTALAELGFSFHDGAGVPIHPPLPATWPRIAAIRGSALPLPPIRIACDVTNPLLGPRGAAAVYGPQKGLRATDHARLEAESARLAHLLCAHTRQSISLLDVSGAGAAGGIAFGLMAATGARLLPGFDLVSSWLDLEKRLAAADIVITGEGRFDASSLEGKGPGAIAARALALTKPVLVFAGAVLAASRPGLSLHAITPPGTPLPEALRTAPQNLAASVQRAFS, from the coding sequence ATGCGCGTCCTCCTCGCTTTCGACAAATTCAAAGACTCCCTCACCGCGCCCGCCGCGTGTGCGATCGCGGCGGACTGTTTGCGCACGCGGCAGCCCACTTGGGAGCTCGACCTTTGTCCTCTCGCCGATGGTGGCGAAGGTTTCGCGGAAATCCTCACGCGCGCCGCGGACGGGCAACTCATTGTCCGCACCGTCACGGGACCTCGCGGCGCACCGACGACGGCACATTTCGGCCTCGTGCCGCTCAACCACATTCCCGCCGCAGCCCGCACCTTGCTCGACCTTCCGGCCGCCCCGGCCGATGCGCGAATCGCGATCATCGAAATGGCGTCCGCCAGCGGACTCGCGCTCCTCTCCACCGACGCCCGCGATCCGTGGCACGCTTCAGCGCAGGGCACCGGCCAGCTCATCCGCGCCGCCGCCGATCTCGGCGCCGCCGCGATTCTGCTCGGCGTCGGTGGCAGCGCGACCAACGACCTTGGCCTCACCGCGCTCGCGGAACTCGGTTTCTCCTTTCACGACGGCGCCGGCGTTCCGATTCATCCTCCGCTCCCCGCGACGTGGCCGCGCATCGCCGCCATCCGCGGCTCCGCTCTTCCTCTGCCCCCGATCCGCATCGCGTGCGATGTCACTAATCCGCTGCTCGGCCCGCGGGGCGCGGCCGCGGTTTACGGCCCGCAAAAAGGTCTGCGCGCCACCGACCACGCCCGCCTTGAAGCCGAAAGCGCTCGCCTCGCGCATCTGCTGTGCGCTCACACGCGCCAATCCATTTCCTTGCTCGACGTTTCCGGTGCCGGAGCTGCCGGTGGGATCGCATTCGGCTTGATGGCGGCAACCGGCGCCCGACTCCTCCCCGGCTTCGATCTCGTAAGCTCCTGGCTGGATTTGGAAAAACGCCTCGCCGCCGCGGATATCGTGATCACCGGCGAAGGCCGATTCGACGCCAGTTCGCTCGAAGGCAAAGGCCCCGGCGCCATCGCCGCACGCGCCCTCGCGCTCACGAAGCCCGTCCTCGTCTTCGCCGGCGCGGTCCTCGCCGCCTCGCGCCCGGGCCTTTCGCTGCACGCGATCACGCCGCCCGGCACCCCGTTACCCGAAGCGTTGCGCACCGCGCCGCAGAACCTCGCCGCCAGCGTGCAACGCGCCTTCAGTTGA
- a CDS encoding DUF2062 domain-containing protein, giving the protein MPRRAVFHRYPFVGRFAAAARRRAYLWSFKSAHVRPALYAGSVLSLLPVMGVQLPLALLLSLLLRSNFMILGGLQFITNPFTAAPIYYATHQLGAAIIHSTGIGRSPDEHAISAPISDGAVEAPPRDELSADSASVRHPSPHPHPWRHRIGTAFNALVLGGTLSGLALGLVLDLAWRLGAASHARHKIHRPPRSRSTRSNAPPQ; this is encoded by the coding sequence ATGCCGCGGCGCGCCGTGTTCCATCGCTATCCGTTCGTGGGCCGCTTCGCCGCCGCCGCTCGCCGCCGCGCTTATTTGTGGTCGTTCAAATCCGCCCACGTCCGCCCCGCCCTCTACGCCGGCTCCGTGCTCTCGCTGCTGCCCGTGATGGGCGTGCAACTCCCGCTCGCCCTCCTCTTGTCGCTGCTCCTGCGCAGCAATTTCATGATTCTGGGCGGACTGCAGTTCATCACCAATCCCTTCACCGCCGCCCCGATCTACTACGCCACGCATCAACTGGGCGCGGCCATCATCCACTCGACCGGCATCGGCCGCAGCCCCGACGAACACGCGATCTCCGCGCCCATCAGCGATGGCGCCGTCGAGGCGCCGCCGCGCGACGAACTGAGCGCGGACTCCGCCTCCGTCCGCCACCCCTCGCCTCATCCCCATCCTTGGCGACATCGCATCGGCACCGCGTTCAACGCCCTCGTGCTCGGCGGCACGTTGAGCGGCCTGGCTCTTGGGCTCGTGCTCGACCTGGCCTGGCGGCTCGGCGCCGCGAGCCATGCCCGCCACAAAATCCACCGGCCGCCCCGTTCCCGCTCGACGCGTTCCAATGCGCCACCACAGTGA
- a CDS encoding DUF1343 domain-containing protein translates to MVGFSRSLFLEPLLTCFVLALGLFGCSANPAPTRPAAVRPVAFNPPSIANAPATRTPAPFPVMLGIDVLEERGFDLVKGKRIGLLTHPAGVNRRGVSTIDVLRHAPGVKLVALYGPEHGVYGDAPAEKPIANTIDKRTGLPVFSLYGKYRMPTKAMLKGLDAMVIDLQDIGTRSYTFSSCMLYTMAACFENNVEVIVLDRPNPLGGLKADGPPLDPQWKSYVGAFRVPYVHGLTIGELARMAKEAPGVMDIPKVMNIPDAVRARGKLTVVPMRGWTRRMRWPETGLKWVPTSPMIQDFGACVGYAMVGLGTYFDPASKFDIGFRHGVGDYYAFLGLSHKSVKTDDLERELRALKIPGLAFQRVSVTGRTGKPATGVYVIVNDWDDWNPTELSFYLMRLACKLDARNPFRTGDPSGFLRHMGSTEFFNALRRDGAQINLNAWLADWRAKSKIYQEQSKRYWLYR, encoded by the coding sequence ATGGTTGGTTTTTCGCGCTCCCTCTTTCTCGAGCCGCTGCTCACTTGCTTCGTTCTCGCCCTCGGACTTTTCGGTTGCAGCGCGAACCCCGCGCCTACCCGCCCCGCCGCCGTCCGGCCCGTCGCGTTTAACCCGCCCTCGATTGCCAACGCCCCGGCGACGCGCACCCCCGCACCCTTTCCCGTCATGCTCGGCATCGACGTGCTCGAGGAGCGCGGCTTCGACCTCGTCAAAGGCAAACGCATCGGCCTCCTCACGCATCCCGCCGGCGTCAACCGCCGCGGCGTGAGCACGATCGACGTCCTGCGCCACGCGCCCGGCGTGAAACTCGTCGCACTCTACGGCCCCGAACATGGCGTCTATGGCGATGCCCCGGCGGAAAAACCCATTGCCAACACCATCGACAAGCGCACCGGCCTCCCCGTGTTTTCGCTTTACGGCAAATACCGCATGCCGACCAAAGCGATGCTCAAAGGCCTCGATGCGATGGTCATCGACCTGCAGGACATCGGCACCCGCAGCTACACGTTTTCCAGCTGCATGCTCTACACGATGGCCGCGTGTTTCGAAAACAACGTCGAAGTCATCGTGCTCGACCGGCCCAATCCTCTCGGCGGCCTGAAGGCCGACGGTCCTCCGCTCGACCCGCAGTGGAAGAGCTACGTCGGCGCGTTTCGCGTTCCCTACGTGCACGGCCTCACGATCGGCGAACTCGCGCGCATGGCCAAGGAAGCGCCCGGCGTGATGGACATCCCCAAAGTGATGAACATCCCCGACGCCGTCCGCGCCCGCGGTAAACTCACCGTCGTGCCGATGCGCGGCTGGACGCGCCGCATGCGCTGGCCCGAGACCGGCCTCAAATGGGTGCCCACCTCGCCCATGATCCAGGACTTCGGCGCCTGTGTCGGCTACGCGATGGTCGGCCTCGGCACGTATTTTGATCCCGCGTCGAAGTTCGACATCGGCTTCCGCCACGGCGTCGGCGATTATTACGCGTTTCTCGGCCTCTCGCACAAATCGGTCAAGACCGACGACCTGGAACGGGAATTGCGCGCGCTCAAGATCCCCGGCCTCGCGTTCCAACGCGTCAGCGTCACCGGCCGCACTGGCAAGCCCGCGACCGGCGTTTATGTGATCGTCAATGATTGGGACGACTGGAATCCCACCGAGCTCAGCTTCTACCTCATGCGCCTCGCCTGTAAGCTCGATGCCCGCAACCCGTTTCGCACCGGCGATCCCAGCGGCTTCCTGCGTCACATGGGCTCGACGGAGTTTTTCAACGCCCTCCGTCGCGACGGTGCGCAGATCAATCTCAACGCCTGGTTGGCCGACTGGCGCGCCAAATCCAAAATCTACCAGGAGCAGAGCAAGCGCTACTGGTTGTATCGCTGA
- a CDS encoding sugar phosphate isomerase/epimerase family protein: MPRPVTLFTGQWADLPLTELAPLVKKMGYDGVELACWGDHFDPDQAAASKKYCAEKWALLADHGLTCFAVSSHLVGQAVCDLIDERHQAILPPDVWGDGNPEGVRKRAAKKLALTAKAARAFFNAKPGRGATDDFPAVVNGFTGSSIWHSLYAFPPTSQAFWDAGYADFAKRFGPILEAFDKVNVNFALEVHPTEIAFDIASAQRAVAAVKGHRRFGFNYDPSHLGYQGVDYVKFIRTFGDRLYHAHMKDVWWGHGDGTVGVFGGHVSFGDARRAWDFRSLGHGDINFEEIIVALNDVGYRGPLSVEWEDIRMDRVHGGTEAAAFVRKIDFPPSAVAFDAAFDKKG, translated from the coding sequence ATGCCTAGACCCGTCACGCTCTTCACCGGCCAATGGGCCGATCTTCCGCTCACCGAACTCGCTCCGCTCGTCAAAAAAATGGGCTACGACGGCGTCGAACTCGCCTGTTGGGGCGACCACTTCGACCCCGATCAAGCCGCCGCGTCGAAAAAATATTGCGCGGAAAAATGGGCGCTCCTCGCCGATCACGGCCTCACGTGTTTCGCCGTTTCCAGCCATCTCGTCGGCCAGGCCGTCTGCGACCTGATCGACGAACGCCACCAGGCAATCCTGCCGCCGGACGTCTGGGGCGACGGCAATCCGGAGGGAGTGCGCAAACGCGCCGCCAAGAAACTCGCGCTCACCGCCAAAGCCGCCCGCGCGTTCTTCAACGCGAAGCCCGGCCGCGGCGCCACGGATGATTTTCCCGCCGTCGTCAACGGCTTCACCGGCTCCAGCATCTGGCATTCCCTCTACGCGTTTCCGCCCACCTCGCAGGCGTTTTGGGACGCCGGTTACGCCGACTTCGCGAAACGCTTCGGCCCGATCCTCGAGGCCTTCGACAAGGTCAACGTCAACTTCGCCCTCGAAGTTCACCCGACCGAAATCGCGTTCGATATCGCCAGTGCCCAGCGCGCCGTCGCCGCCGTGAAAGGTCACCGCCGTTTCGGGTTCAATTACGACCCGTCCCATCTCGGCTACCAAGGCGTCGACTACGTGAAGTTCATCCGCACCTTCGGCGACCGGCTTTACCACGCCCACATGAAAGACGTGTGGTGGGGCCATGGCGACGGCACCGTCGGCGTTTTCGGCGGCCATGTGAGTTTCGGCGACGCGCGGCGCGCGTGGGATTTCCGTTCGCTCGGCCACGGCGATATCAATTTCGAAGAAATCATCGTCGCCCTCAACGACGTCGGCTACCGCGGACCGCTCTCCGTCGAGTGGGAGGACATCCGCATGGATCGCGTGCACGGCGGCACCGAAGCGGCCGCGTTCGTCCGCAAAATCGATTTCCCGCCCAGCGCCGTCGCCTTCGACGCCGCCTTCGACAAAAAGGGCTGA
- a CDS encoding Gfo/Idh/MocA family protein, whose product MNRKLRFGMIGGGRGAFIGAVHRIAALMDGKAELVAGAFSSDAERSKASGADLFVDPARAYGSYQEMAVAEARRPAADRLDFVVIVTPNHQHFPPAKLFLEQGFNVVCDKPVTFNLAEAKRLRAIVKKTKKVFVLTHNYTGNVMVKQARLLVQSGALGHVRKVIVEYPQGWLSTHLEASGQKQAAWRTDPKRSGAAGCMGDIGTHAENLARYITGLRIDTLCADLSTFVKGRKLDDDGNILLRFKGGAKGILHSSQICVGDENNLNIRVYGEKAALEWHQEYPNELVLKFPDQPRQIWRRGNGYLDPKLAPFTRIPAGHPEGYLEAFANLYLEAFRAIAAEVSGQPIPADCDFPTIDDGVDGMLFIDTVVKSSKAGARWTKFPSA is encoded by the coding sequence ATGAACAGAAAACTTCGTTTCGGCATGATCGGCGGCGGGCGCGGCGCATTTATTGGCGCGGTGCATCGCATCGCAGCGTTGATGGACGGCAAGGCCGAGCTCGTGGCCGGCGCGTTTTCAAGCGACGCCGAACGCTCCAAGGCCTCGGGCGCCGATCTCTTCGTCGACCCCGCCCGCGCCTACGGCAGTTATCAGGAAATGGCCGTGGCGGAAGCGCGACGCCCCGCCGCTGACCGCCTCGATTTCGTCGTCATCGTCACGCCCAATCACCAGCACTTCCCGCCCGCGAAGCTGTTTCTCGAGCAAGGTTTCAACGTCGTCTGCGACAAGCCGGTCACCTTCAATCTCGCCGAAGCCAAGCGCCTCCGCGCGATCGTGAAGAAGACGAAAAAGGTCTTCGTCCTCACGCACAATTACACCGGCAATGTGATGGTGAAACAGGCGCGCCTCCTTGTGCAATCCGGCGCGCTCGGGCACGTGCGCAAAGTCATCGTGGAGTATCCGCAAGGCTGGCTCAGCACGCATCTCGAAGCCAGCGGCCAGAAGCAGGCCGCGTGGCGCACCGACCCCAAACGCAGCGGCGCCGCCGGTTGCATGGGCGATATCGGCACGCACGCCGAGAACCTCGCCCGCTACATCACCGGCCTGCGCATCGACACGCTTTGCGCCGATCTCTCGACCTTCGTCAAAGGCCGCAAACTCGACGACGACGGCAACATCCTGCTGCGCTTCAAGGGCGGCGCGAAGGGCATTCTCCACTCGTCGCAAATCTGCGTGGGCGACGAAAACAATCTCAACATCCGCGTCTACGGCGAGAAGGCGGCGCTCGAGTGGCATCAAGAATACCCGAACGAGCTCGTGCTCAAGTTTCCCGACCAGCCCCGGCAAATCTGGCGGCGCGGCAACGGCTACCTCGACCCCAAGCTGGCGCCCTTCACGCGCATCCCCGCGGGGCATCCGGAAGGCTACCTCGAAGCATTCGCCAACCTCTATCTGGAGGCGTTTCGCGCGATTGCCGCCGAAGTTTCCGGCCAACCGATTCCTGCCGACTGCGATTTCCCCACGATCGACGATGGCGTCGACGGCATGCTGTTCATCGACACCGTCGTGAAGAGCTCCAAGGCCGGCGCGCGTTGGACTAAATTCCCCTCGGCGTGA
- a CDS encoding sialidase family protein codes for MNRPAMSVRTRFGLACAVAALAAAFAVPVSRGSTLPAFPLYERYLAIDGACAWPRLTVLPGGEISAMVWPNPYHGYIEGAVECWNSTDEGRTWHRTGIPVPYAPGENRMNLAAGVAADGTYVALVVGWDKRLPATWTAASSAESDRVGRTMFRDAHTLDAVPAISHDRGRTWKQFSALVAPRQTTGHALVPYGPIAPLADGRLGVMLYGDAVHFYTSRDGGETWQERGHFSENAAHNETAWLRLANGDLYAASRTAGDAHVDAYRSHDGGATWQFEGPLTLGGQHPADLITLPDGRVLLSYGVRNEGLWAICERYGDPTATEWSSPRLLVDLEGSTDDPTAAKPGRDGGYPCTAVAPSGTLITAYYSRGVPAHYRYHMGVVRWLPEPAK; via the coding sequence GTGAACCGCCCCGCCATGTCCGTGCGCACGCGCTTCGGCCTCGCCTGCGCCGTCGCTGCGCTGGCCGCGGCTTTCGCTGTGCCGGTGTCGCGCGGAAGCACGCTGCCGGCATTCCCACTCTACGAACGCTACCTTGCGATCGACGGCGCCTGTGCGTGGCCGCGGCTCACCGTGCTGCCCGGCGGCGAGATCTCCGCCATGGTCTGGCCCAATCCCTACCACGGCTACATCGAGGGCGCCGTCGAGTGCTGGAACAGCACCGATGAGGGCCGCACGTGGCACCGCACCGGCATCCCCGTGCCGTATGCGCCGGGAGAAAATCGCATGAACCTCGCCGCCGGAGTCGCCGCGGACGGCACTTACGTCGCCCTCGTGGTAGGCTGGGATAAACGTCTGCCCGCGACTTGGACGGCCGCCTCCTCCGCCGAATCCGATCGCGTCGGCCGCACGATGTTTCGCGATGCGCATACGCTCGACGCCGTGCCCGCAATTTCGCACGACCGCGGACGCACGTGGAAACAGTTTTCCGCGCTCGTCGCGCCGCGGCAAACCACCGGCCACGCCCTCGTTCCCTACGGTCCGATCGCGCCACTCGCGGACGGCCGGCTCGGCGTGATGCTCTACGGCGATGCGGTTCATTTTTACACCAGCCGTGATGGCGGGGAAACCTGGCAGGAGCGCGGTCATTTCAGCGAAAACGCCGCGCACAACGAGACCGCCTGGCTGCGTCTCGCCAACGGCGATCTCTACGCTGCCTCGCGCACGGCGGGAGATGCTCACGTCGATGCCTACCGCTCGCACGACGGCGGGGCGACGTGGCAGTTCGAAGGGCCGCTCACGTTGGGCGGCCAGCATCCCGCGGATTTGATTACATTGCCCGATGGCCGCGTTCTCCTCAGCTACGGCGTGCGCAACGAAGGTCTGTGGGCGATCTGCGAGCGCTACGGCGATCCCACCGCGACCGAATGGTCATCCCCGCGCCTCCTCGTTGACCTTGAAGGCTCCACGGACGACCCGACGGCCGCGAAGCCCGGGCGCGATGGTGGGTATCCGTGCACGGCGGTCGCTCCGAGCGGCACGCTCATTACCGCGTATTACAGCCGCGGCGTCCCCGCGCATTACCGCTACCACATGGGCGTGGTGCGGTGGTTGCCCGAGCCGGCGAAATAA
- a CDS encoding response regulator → MVEDDPDAVFFIRRLLQKAGTNHPVEVMADGEEAIAFLEKSDAGRPLLVFLDLRLPRIDGFGVLKWIRQRPEFTDMLTVILSTSDENSDVKRAYELGADGYLPKFPTSAEVRAVVDAAHEAAEERPTLPGLTRPRRE, encoded by the coding sequence GTGGTCGAAGACGACCCCGATGCGGTATTTTTTATCCGTCGCCTCCTGCAAAAGGCCGGCACGAACCATCCGGTGGAAGTGATGGCGGACGGGGAGGAAGCGATCGCCTTTCTCGAAAAGAGCGACGCTGGCCGGCCGTTGCTGGTCTTTCTCGATTTACGCCTGCCGCGCATCGACGGTTTCGGCGTGCTAAAGTGGATCCGTCAGCGCCCGGAATTCACGGACATGTTGACGGTCATTCTTTCGACCTCCGACGAAAATAGCGACGTGAAGCGCGCCTACGAGCTGGGCGCCGACGGCTATTTGCCGAAATTTCCGACCAGTGCGGAAGTGCGAGCCGTGGTCGATGCCGCCCACGAGGCGGCGGAAGAGCGGCCGACGTTGCCCGGTTTGACGCGACCGCGGCGCGAATGA